In Erigeron canadensis isolate Cc75 chromosome 6, C_canadensis_v1, whole genome shotgun sequence, the following are encoded in one genomic region:
- the LOC122602693 gene encoding protein STICHEL-like 4 has product MALSGDTINTIRHAKKLIESIEPASFVSQLTNLITNVLSESGYPDSSSSANQKLLKSRSRLSKTSKTHTRRLCYILKLLVGTERQLRSSSVKTPNIIAALLDMTSVKPSSTKIVLPKSQRSSSLSEIALHSDEHQRHQIIDTKRGSLSDTEELWKDLLKRVESSHIQKFLRDQAKLALLSISRTKAVVHLTFTRPEDKMAAEISEASLAKSLEFAIGCPVTLHMSLEQPILGHNGKSITLSGSRSVYSQQQNTHRDGESWEGLRLTKSKSCSTAHQPKGRDLNTVQVQNLTSVFEKSTSDAKDPQSTNLIQAGDSKHATHYMKANKPKHRWLSLSSIPQSDASVEPYSQDVTYANFNKGGDDTTRKTPKFQRGLSKSSKDRRFKETTDQLKSNPSWCC; this is encoded by the exons ATGGCACTCTCGGGTGACACTATCAACACAATTAGACATGCTAAAAAGTTGATTGAAAGTATTGAACCGGCATCCTTTGTATCTCAATTAACAAATCTTATCACAAATGTACTCTCTGAAAGTGGATATCCGGATTCATCATCTTCAGCAAACCAAAAGCTACTCAAAAGTAGATCACGACTCAGTAAGACAA GCAAAACCCACACAAGAAGATTGTGCTACATATTGAAGTTACTAGTCGGAACGGAAAGGCAACTCCGGTCCTCATCTGTCAAGACTCCAAACATAATTGCAGCTTTACTAGACATGACTTCCGTGAAACCCTCAAGCACCAAAATCGTCTTGCCAAAAAGTCAACGTTCATCATCTTTGAGCGAAATAGCATTACATTCAG ATGAACACCAAAGACACCAAATAATAGATACAAAGAGGGGAAGCTTAAGCGACACTGAAGAACTATGGAAAGATCTGCTCAAAAGAGTGGAAAGCTCCCACATACAAAAATTCCTTCGAGACCAAGCAAAACTTGCACTATTGTCTATCTCTAGGA CCAAGGCCGTTGTACATTTGACTTTTACAAGACCAGAAGACAAGATGGCTGCAGAAATTTCAGAAGCAAGCTTAGCCAAGTCACTTGAGTTTGCAATTGGATGTCCAGTTACTCTCCATATGAGCCTTGAGCAACCAATCTTAGGACATAATGGTAAAAGCATAACCTTGAGTGGAAGTCGTTCTGTGTATTCTCAACAACAAAACACACACCGGGACGGTGAATCGTGGGAGGGCTTAAGACTCACAAAATCAAAATCCTGCTCAACAGCTCACCAACCAAAAGGAAGGGATTTGAACACAGTTCAGGTTCAAAACTTGACAAGCGTGTTTGAAAAATCGACTTCAGATGCAAAAGATCCCCAATCAACAAATTTGATACAAGCAGGAGACTCTAAACATGCAACACATTATATGAAAGCCAACAAGCCTAAGCATAGATGGTTGTCTTTATCTTCAATCCCGCAAAGTGATGCAAGTGTAGAACCTTACAGTCAAGATGTAACATATGCAAACTTCAACAAAGGTGGAGATGACACGACAAGGAAAACACCCAAATTTCAAAGGGGTTTATCAAAGAGTTCCAAAGATCGCCGGTTTAAAGAAACCACGGATCAACT AAAATCAAATCCCTCATGGTGCTGCTGA